GGTCTTGGGATGGCGGATTGGTGCGGCGGACGCGTTCATCCAGGGCGTATAGGTTTGCAGGCAGAGGCTCACGCCACGCTTGCGGGTCTGACGCAGATATTTTTGCAAGGCGGGCCAGCTTTCCGGCGCACGTGGCCCATAGTCCTTGCGCAATCCATAGCCTTGCTTCTCGACGAGCGCGCGTGCGTCATCGTCGGAGAGACAAGACAGCCAGGCGTGACCACTCGCCGAGCAGGACAGCCGGCCAACCTGTCCCATATCAGGGTCGTAGCGCAGCCCGGCGGGCGAACCTTGCGCCTTGGCGACCCAGACGAGTTCGCGCCCGTCGATCATGGCCAGGCGCACCAGCTCGCCGCTTTCCCGCGCCAGGCGATCGAGCAGCGGCTGGGCGAAATCGGTGATGCCGCTGCCGGCGAGGAAGGTGAAGGCAAGCGAGGCAATCTTGGCAGTGAGCTGATAGGCGCCCTGCTCGCGCTCCTGCTTGACGTAGCCGTGCTCGATCAGACTGGTCAGCACGCGATGCGTGGCGCTGCGCGGGATGTGCAGGGAATCGGCGATCTCGAACAGCAGCATGCCATGGGCGTTGGTCGCGAGCAGCTCGAGCACGCCGAGGGTGCGCTCCAGAAGGCCGCTCGGCGCCTCGCCGGATTCCGGGTTTTTCAGCATCAGGGCTTCCTGATTCACAATTCGATCTCCTGATCAGGGCGCACTATCTGGCCGGTTTTGGCGGCTTTGTGAACTGCCATTGTGGCCCGCAGCGTCAGCGCGCCATCGCGTGCGGTAATCAGCGGCCGCTCCTCGCCGCGAACCACCCGCGCCAGGTGGTCGAGCTGGGCACGGTAAGGATCGCCACGCTCGAACCTCAAGCTGTCACGCGTGATCGGGGAGAACCAGCTCTTGCCCGAAGCATAGTGCCAATGGTCGAGCGTCGGCAGCGCGAGCGAGCCTTCGGTGCCGCTCAGGAAATGCGTCTGCACCGCGACGGGCTGCGGCGGATAATTCGGACTCTCGCCGCTTGCAAGATCCCAGCTCCAGGGCGCGGCCGCGGTGTCGCTGAGGTTCAGCGTCACCAGCGCGCCATTGGCGAGGCGCAGCAGAACGGCGGCACTGTCCTCGACATCGAAGCCGCGGACCGCGTTGGACGCAATCGCCTGAACGGATACGATCTCGCCGCAGAGATGGCGGATCAGGTCAATCTCGTGAATGAGGTTGATGAGCACCGGCCCGCCGCCGGGCTCGCGCCGCCAAGCCATCTCGAAATAGCCGGCGGGCTTGTAAAAGGTATAGAGCACAGTCGCGTTGGTCAGGCGGCCGAGCGCGCCCTCGGCGATCATCGCGCGCGCGCGGCGAATGATCGGATTGTGCCGCCGGTGATGCCCGACCAGGACAGGCAGGTTTGCACGCTCGGACGCGACCGCGATGGCCGCCGCATCCTCCAGCGTACTCGCGATCGGCTTCTCGACCAGCGGCACGATGCCGCGCGCGATGCAGGCAATGGCGAGCTCCCGATGCGTCGCATTCGGCGTGGCGATGACCGCTGCCTGCGGCTTCACCTCACGCAGCAGATCGAGTGGATCCGCATAGTAGGGAACGCCGAGGCCCTCCGCGTAAGCCCTTCCCGCAACTGAAGGTTCGGCGATTGCTGCGAGCGCACAGGAGTCCAGACCGCGCAGGGTTTCAACATGGGCCCGGCCGATCGCGCCAGCGCCGAACACTGCCACCGCGACCTCAGACATTCCACGCCCTCCCATCACTGGCTTTGCTTCGGACCGGTTTCTAGCACGCGCATTCCAAAATTGGAATTGGATTCCAATTTTCAATTTTGGATATTGGAATTCAATTCCAGTCGTGTTAGGGCCTTCGGCAAGAGCCGCATGTACGGCCGACCGGCAATGACTGGTTTTTGGGAAAGGGGAGGATCGAAAATGACTGAAAAGAAGACGCTCGCAACGACCGGGTTACGTATCGGCCGACGCGGATTGCTGTTGGGCGCCACATCGCTCGCCGCATCGCGCCTCGGCATGCCCTATATCGGCAATGCCGCCGCCGCCGAGCCGATCAAGATCGGCATGATCTGGGCCAAGACCGGCTCGATCGTCGATCAAGCGGAATATCTCGCCCAGGGCGGCATGCTCGCGCTGGAACAACGCAACAACACGCTGCTGGGACGGCCTGCGGAGATCGTCTGGCTGGACGAGCCCAATCCGCAGGGCGCCCAGCAGAGCGCGGAGCGCTTGGTCGGCGAGCAGAAGGTCGTCGGCATGGTCGGCGGCGCGCTGTCCTCATTCGCACTTGCGATCTCGTCGGTCGCCAAGAAGGCCAAGATTCCTTACGTCGCCGCGAATGCCGCCACCGGCGACCTCACCGGCAAGTCCTGCAACAAGTATACGTTCCGCCTCCAGCCGCCCGTTGACGTGCATGCCCGCGTCCTCGCGCCCTATTGCGCGTCGATCGGCAAGAAGTGGTACCTGCTGACCGCGTCCTATGCCTTCGGCCAGGACATCAAGCGCTCTTTCACCGACTACATCACCGCCAATGGCGGCACGGTGGTCGGCGCCGACGAAGTCCCGGTCGGTACACCGGATTATTCGTCGTTCATCCTGAAGATTCGCGCTGCGAAGCCCGACGTCGTGATCGGCGGCATTGCCGCCAGCGACCTCACGACGTTCCTCAAGCAGTGGAACGAACTCGGCATGAAGGGCAAGATTCCTTTTGCGGAGATCGCGGTCGGCAATACCGACTTGTGGGGCGTGGGACCCGAAGCTGCCGACGGCCTGTTCACTCTTAGCTGGTGGTACAAAAACCCCAGCAACACGCCCGAGGAACAGGCGATGGCGGCGGCCTATGAGAAGAAGTACAACAGGCCGGCCGCCGACAAGGCCTGGATGGGCTGGCTCGGCATGAAGAGCCTGCTCGATTCCATCGAGATGGCGAAATCGACCGACCCGGGCGCCATCGTCCAGGCGCTCGAGAACTGGAAGTACCACCGCGGCGACATCGATCTCGCTTACCGGGATTTTGATCACCAGATGATCAGCCGCCTCCTGGTTGCCGGCATCCATCCGAAGATCACCGACAAGTGGGACTATTTCGACGTCAAGGCCGAACTGCCGAAGACGCCGGACGATATCGCCAAGGCCTTTGGTACGAAGGCCGATAGCGCCTGCAAGATGGACACGCTCTGACGTCGTTTCAAAGCCTCGCGCGGTGTCGCGGCCGATGGCTGCTGCATCGTGCGAGGCGACCCAACAACGGATGACGCCATGCTCGATATGATCCTGTCGCAAGCCGTCAATGGCCTGGTGCTGGGCTTTCTCTACGTGCTGATCGCAATCGGCCTGTCGATCATCTTCGGGATGCTCGGCATCGTCAATTTCGCCCATGGCGCCTTCTTCGCGATCGGAGCCTATCTCGCCTATGCTCTTAACAAGGAATTCGGCTGGTGGGCCGCGCTCGCGGCTCCCCTCCTCACCGGCCTGATCGGCGTGGTCGTCGAGATGGTCCTGATCCGGCATCTCTACGGCAAGGAGCCGCTGCTCGGACTGATCCTGACCTTCGCCCTCGCGCTGTTAGCAGAGGCGGTGTTGCGGCTGGTCTTCGGCGGCGCTCCCGTGCCATTCGCCGCGCCGAAGTTCCTCGCAGGCTTTGTCGAATATGGTCCTATCCTGATCACGAAGTACCGGATGTTCGTGCTGGCCACAACGGTCCTCGTACTCGTGCTGTTCTGGGCGTTTCTCGCCTACACGCCTTACGGCCGGATCATCCGCGCCGGATCGCGCGATCCGGAGATGGTCGGCCTGCTCGGCATCAACCTGCCTATCGTCTTCACCGGTGTATTCAGCATCGGCTGTCTGCTCGCCGGCCTCGGCGGACTGCTGGCGGCGCCGCTCTGGACCATCACGCCGTCGATGGCCGCCGGCGCTATCATGCCCGCCTTCGTGATCGTGACCATCGGCGGTCTCGGCTCGTTCCTCGGCGCCATCGTCGCCGGCCTCCTGGTCGGCATCACCACGGCCATGACCATCCAGTTCCAGCCGGAATGGTCGGGAGCCGCCATGTACATCCTGATGGCTGCCATCCTCTTGATCCGCCCGCGCGGGCTGTTCGGTGAACGCTGGGAGAGGTTCGAGTGACATATCTGTCTGCGCTACGTCATCCGGCGTTCGTCGCCGCCCTCGTCCTTGCGGCGCTGACCGCGCTCTGGTCGCTGCTCGGCTCGCCGATCTCGCTGATCACACAGATCGCAATCTACACCCTCTATGGTGCCGGCGTGAACCTGCTCGTCGGCTACACCGGCCTCGTGCCGTTCGGCGCGTCGGTGTTCTTCGGCTGCGCGAGCTATGCGGCAGCCTTCTTCGTCCTGGGACGCTACGGCAACGACCTCGTCTCGCTGCTGTTCGCAACGGCATTCTCGGCCCTGCTCGCGCTCGCGATTGGGGCAATCATCCTGCGCCGCAAGGGCCTGTATTTTTCGCTGCTCACCCTCGCCTTCTCCCAGATTGCTTTCGAGATCGCGTTCAAATGGACGGCCGTGACCGGCGGCGAGAACGGCCTGCAGAGCGTTCAGCGCACAAGCTTCACCAGCGCGTGGTCGTTTCACGTCTTCGTGGTGGCGGTCACCGTGGCCTGTATCTGGCTGCTGTGGCGGATCGCGCATTCCCCCTTTGGCCGCGTCTTGCAGGCGATCCGCGATAATGAACAGCGCGCGAGCAGTCTCGGCTATGACGTCCACCGCTTCCGTCACGGCGCATTGATCCTGACCGGCACCTTCGTCGGCTTCGGCGGCGCATTGCTGACCCTGATGCTGGAGGGCGTCTACGCCAACAATCTGAGCTGGCAACACGCCGGCGATTCCCTGCTGATGACCGTGCTCGGCGGCGTTCACCACGCCCTAGGGCCGCTGTGGGGAGCCATCGCCTTCATCCTGCTCGAAGACCGCCTGTCGGCCATCACCGAGAACTGGTGGCTGGTGTTCGCGCCGATCCTGATGCTGTTCGCACTAACCTCCCCCGAGGGCATGCAGGGTCTCTGGCAGCGGCTGTTCGGCCGGCAGCGCTGGACGCTCGTGCGCCCCGATATCCCGCCGCGCCCTGCCGTCATCGCCCCGTTTGCCAGCAGCGCGGCAGGGTTCGAGCGCGGCAAGCTGTTGCTTCAGACGCTCGGGCTGAGCAAGAATTTCGGCAGCCTGGTGACAGCCAAGAGCATCGACCTCGAGGTCCGCAGCGGCGTGCTTCACAGCATCATCGGACCGAACGGCGCCGGCAAGACGACGTTCTTCAACATGCTATCCGGCGCGCTCAAGCCCAGCGGCGGGCGCATCGTGTTCGATGGCACCGAGGTGACCCAACTGCCGATGCATGCGCGTGCCCGCCTCGGCATCGGACGCTCGTTCCAGATCCTGTCGATCTTCCCGAACCTGACCGTCTTCGAGAATGTCCGCGTGGCAGTGCAGGCCCAGCGCAAGGGATCGGGCCGGTTGCTCGCCGATGCCTATGCCCTGGACGCAATCAACGCCCGGACATGGTCCATCCTTGATGCCGTCGGTCTTGCCGACGTTGCAGCCGAGCAATGCGTCAATCTTCCGCACGGCGCCAAACGGCTGCTCGAGATCGGGATCACGCTTGCGATCGATTCCAAGCTGCTGTTGCTCGACGAGCCGCTGGCGGGGCTTGCGGAGGCCGACCGCGTCATCGTCGCCGACCTGATCAAAAAGCTCGCGCAGACCCACGGCGTGCTGCTGATCGAGCATGACATCGACCGCGTGCTCGCGATCTCCGACCGCATCTCGGTGCTGCACCAGGGACGCATGATCGCGGACGGCAAGCCTTCGGAAATCGCCGCCAATCCCGACGTCATCGCGGCGTATCTCGGAGCTGCCAAGGACGGCGCGCAGGCCGCGCCTCCGGCGATCGAGCGCATCGCGCATGCCCGCGCCGCGGTCCTACTCGAGGCTAACCGCGTCTCCGCGGGCTACGGCGGCAGCACGGTGCTCGAAGGCGTTGACCTCACCGTGCACGCTGGCGAAGCCGTCGCCCTGCTCGGCCGCAATGGCGTCGGCAAGACAACGCTGCTCCGCAGCCTCTGCGGGACGCTGACCATCAGCAACGGCGATATCGTCTTAGAAGGCAGGCCGCTTGCACGCCTCAAGCCCTATGAGATCAACCGGCTCGGCATCTCGCTGGTGCCGGAGGGACGCAGACTGTTCCCCAACCTCACCGTCATCGAAAACCTGCAGCTCGCGGCGCGCCCGGGCGGCCTCGGACTGGATGCGGTGTTCGAGCTGTTTCCGCGCCTGCGCGAACGTCGTTCCGCCAAGGCCGAAAGCCTGTCAGGCGGCGAACGCCAGATGGTCGCGATCGCGCGTGCGCTGATGGTTCCGAGCAAGCTGATCCTGCTCGATGAGCCCTTCGAAGGCCTTGCGCCGGCCGTGGTCAAGGAGGTCATGGATGCGCTCATCAAGCTGCGCGGCAAGGTGGCCATGGTCATTGTCGAGCATCATGCGGAGCTCGTCCTTCCCATCGTCGATCGCGCCTATGTCCTGGTGAACGGCCAGATCTCCTTCAGCGGCGACGCGATGATCCTCGAACGCGATCACGAATTGCAGGCCCGGCTGCTTGGCGTCGTCCAGACCGAATCAGCTCAGGCCCGCGGAGCGGCTTAACAACAAGAGAAAAAAGATGATCAGCCTGAACCTGACCGGGGCAACCCGCCTCAACATCATTGTCGGTGACCCCATCGCACAGGTGAAGTCGCCCGGCGGCGTCACCAAGGCTTTCGTCGATCGCGGCTATGACGGAATTCTCGTTCCCGTTCAGGTCGACGGAGTCCATCTGAAGGGCCTTCTGACCGCTGCAACGGAGATCCGCAATCTAGACGGCATCATCGTGACGGTCCCGCACAAATTCGCCTGCTTCGAGTTCTGTGCCAGCTCTACCGAACGATCCCGCCTGCTCGGGTCCGTCAACATCATGCGCCGACGGCCCGAAGGCGGCTGGCATGGCGACATCGTCGACGGGCTCGGCTTCGTCGGCGCGGTGCGCGCCAATGGCGGCGATCCCTCCAGCAAGCGCGCGCTGCTGGTCGGCGCTGGCGGTGCCGGTTCGGCCATCGCCATGGCGCTGGTCGAGGCCGGGGTTCGCTCGCTCGCGATTCACGACAACGACATCACCCGCCGCGACCAGTTGATCGCGAAGCTGGCGACCCTGCGCCGCGCCGAGATCCATGCCGGCTCGGCAGATCCGTCCGCTTTTGATCTCGTCGCCAACGCAACGCCGCTTGGCATGAAAGCCGGCGATCCGCTGCCGGTCGACGTCTCGAAGCTCAATCCCGGCACGTTCGTCGGCTGCGTCATCACCAGCCCCGCGGTCTCCCCGCTTGTCGCGGCGGCGCGAGGTCTGGGGTGTCCAACCTCGACCGGCACCGACATGTACAATGCACTGCAGAGCTCGATGATCGACTTCCTGCTTGTACGCGACGGATCGAGTTGAGCGCCATGTTCAAGACCATCGACGCAATCTCACAAAGCTACGACCTCATCGTGATCGGCTCCGGAGCGGCCGGCATGGCGGCCGCCCTGTTCGCAGCGATCGAGGGCCGCAAGGTGCTCATGGTGGAGCGCACCGAACATGTCGGCGGCACAAGCGCGCTGTCGGCCGCGACCACGTGGATGCCGAACTCGCATCACTCCAAAACCGTCAATCCCGACGACAGCCGCGAGAAGGTCCGCAAGTTCCTCGACGGCGTTGTCGGCAACCATTCGCCCGCCGCAATGCGCGAGGCGTTCCTGGACAGCGCGCCGGAGGCGGTCGCGACCCTCGAGGCCAACAGCGAGGTCAAGTTCCGTCCCTATGCGACCCATCCCGATTACGAGCAGCAGTTCGAGGGCGCGACCATGCGCGGCCGCGCACTCGAACCGGTCCCGTATGACGGCCGCGAACTTGGCGCCGACCTCGACAAGATTCGCCCGCCGATTCCGGAGTTCACGATCTTCGGCGGCATGATGGTCGATCGCACCGACATCGGCCACCTCCTCGCTATCAAGAAGTCGGCGCGTTCCTTTGCTCATGCGGCCAAGATCTTAGCACACTACGCCGGCGACAAGCTGAAGGGCCGGCGCGGATCGCGCCTCGTCATGGGCAACGCGCTGATCGGCCGTTTCCTCGCATCGCTGAACGCCCGCGGCGTGGACATTCTGCTCCGGACCGAAGTGCAGGACCTCGTGACCGAGAACGGCGCCGTCACCGGCGTGAAGCTCAGCTCGGGGACCACAACGCGGCAGGTCGCTGCGACACGCGGCGTCGTGCTGGCCGCCGGCGGGTTCAACAGGCACCCGCAGCGACGCGGCGAATTGCTGCCGCAAGGCGAGAGCCACAGCCCGGCGGCACCGGGCCACACCGGCGCCATGCAGGACATCGCGTTGCGGCTTGGGGCGCGTCTTGGCGAAGGCAATCTCGACAGCGCGTTCTGGGCTCCTGTCTCGATCCGGCGCCGCGCCGACGGCAGCACGGCGAGTTTTCCGCATTTCGTCATGGACCGAAGCAAGCCCGGCACCGTCTGTGTCGACCAGACCGGACGACGCTTCGTCAACGAATCCGTCTCTTATCACCTGTTCGGGCGCGCGATGTTCGAGCACAACAAGACCGTGCCTTGCATCCCCTGCTTCATCATTACCGACGCGGTCGGCCTGAAGAAGTACGGTCTCGGCATGGTGCGCATGGGGACGGGCAACCTCGCCCCCTATCTCGCCGACGGCTACCTGACCGAGGGCGCGACGGTTGCGGAACTCGCCAGCAAGATCGGCGTGCCCGCGGCCAGCCTCGAAGCCACCATCGCCGCGATGAACCGCTATGCCGCCAGCGGCAAGGATGACGAATTCGGCCGCGGCACCACGCCCTATCACAGGGTCAACGGCGATGCCTCGGTCGGGCCTAATCCGACGCTTGGTCCGATCATGACTGCGCCCTATTACGCCGTGCGGCTCTATCCCGGCGATATCGGTGCTGCGACCGGGCTTGTCATCGACGAATGGGCGCAAGTGATGCGGGACGACGGCCGGCCAATCACGGGGCTCTATGCGTGTGGCAACGAAGCGAATTCCATCATGGGCGGGACCTATCCCGGACCGGGCATCACCATTGGCCCGGCCATCACCTTCGCGTATCGCGCGGTGCGCCATGCCCTCGGCGATGCGCAAGCGCGCAACGCCGCCTGAGCGGGGCGAGAGACAGACCTTCATGGACAACGGTCAACGCCTCGACTGCGATCTGCTCGTCATCGGCTCGGGCGCCGGTGGCCTGTCCACGGCGGTCACTGCCGCCGTGCTCGGCCTTGACGTCGTGATGGTCGAGAAAGAGGCGCAGCTCGGCGGCACCACCGCCTGGTCCGGCGGCTGGATGTGGATTCCGCGCAACCCGCTCGCGCTGGGCGCCGGCATCGTCGAACCGCATGACCAGCCGAAGCGCTATCTGAGCAACGAGCTGGCCGAGGGATATGACCAGAGCCGCATCGAGATGTTTCTCGATCAGGGCCCGTGCATGGTCGATTTCTTCAGCAGCGAGACGCAGCTTGCCTTCATCGACGGCAATGCCATCCCGGATTTTCACGGCAAGACACCGGGCGCCGCCACCGGCGGGCGTTCGGTCTGCGCCGCGCCGTTCGACGGCCGCGCGCTCGGCCCGCGCATCCGGGATCTCAAGCCGCCGCTCGACGAGACCTCGCCTTTCGGCATGGGGATCGCCTCAGGCTCGGATCTGCGGCACTTCCTCAACGCGCATTCGTCGCTGACCTCGTTCCTCCACGTCGCGCGCCGCCTTGCCCGTCACCTGCTCGACATGCTGCGCTTCGGCCGCGGCATGCATCTCGTCAACGGCAATGCGCTGATCGCGCGGCTGGTGAAATCCGCCGACGATCTCGGCGTCAGGATCATGACTGCGGCTCCGGCACAGACGCTGCTGTCCGAGGGAGCTCGCATCACTGGCGCTTGTGTCATCCATGACGGCACCCCGCTCGACATCCGCGCTCGGCGCGGCGTCGTCCTCGCCTGCGGCGGCTTCCCGCACGACACCGCACGCAAGGCCGTCATGTTTCCGCATGCGCCGACCGGCCGCGAACACTGGTCGGCGGCGCCGGAGAGCAACACCGGCGACGGCATCCACCTCGGCGAGACCGCCGGCGGACGAACGCGAACCGATCTGTCCGACAATGGCGCCTGGGCGCCGGTGTCGCTGGTGCCGCATCGCGACGGCTCGGTCGGCCGCTTCCCACATCTGATCGAGCGCGCCAAGCCGGGACTGATCATGGTGCGCAGCGACGGAACGCGCTTCGCCAACGAGGCCGATTCCTATCACGACGTGATGAAGGCGCTGTTTGCCGCCACGCCCGCGGGCCAGTCGGCGGAGGCCTGGGCGATCTGCGACGCAAAATTTCTCAGGCGTTACGGGCTCGGCCGCGTTCGACCGATCCCGTTCCCGATCACGCCCTGGCTGCGCAATGGCTATTTGAAGCGAGGCGCGAGCATCGAGGCGCTTGCCATTGCCTGCGGCATCTCGGCTTCCGGATTGCGCGCGACGATCGAGCGCTATAACGGCTTTGCCGCGCACGGCGAGGATCCCGCCTTTGGCCGCGGCGACACGCCTTATAATCGTGTGCAGGGCGAAATGGCGCATCAGCCGAACCCGTGTGTCGCACCGATTGAATCCGGCCCGTTCCACGCCGTGAAGATCGTTGCCGGCAGTCTCGGCACGTTCGCAGGCCTCGACACGGACGAGCACGCCCGGGTGCTCGATGCCGAACACAGGCCGATCGACGGCCTCTATGCCGTCGGCAACGACATGGCGAGCATCATGGCCGGCCGTTACCCCTCCGGCGGCATCACGCTCGGTCCGGCCATGACATTCGGCTACATCGCCGCGCATCACGCCAGTGGAATTCCGCTCAAGAACAACAGGTCGGCAGCCGCATGACCGAAAGGAGAGACAACATGCTCTACGAAATCGCAACACTGACGGTGAAGCTCGGAGCCGCGGCGAAGGCCGTGGCCGGTATTGGCGAATATGTCGAAGCATCCGAGGCCAAGGGCACCCTGCTCGGCTGCTGGGCCAGCGAGCTCAGCGACCTCAATCAGCTCCTGGTGCTGCGCTCCTTTGCCGATCACGAGGCCTGGCGCAGCGAGCGCGAACGCGCGCTGCGCTCGTCCAATCCCTTTGGCGCCGGCGAAGCCATCACGCAAATGAACTTCGACACCTATGCGCCGTTCCCGTTCCTGCCTCAGGTGACGCCGGGTAAGTATGGCAGCGTCTATGAAATCCGCACCTATCGGCTCAAGCATGGCGGTGTCGCGCCGACGATCGCGGCATGGGAAGCCGCAATACCCGAGCGCGTCAGGCTGTCGCCGCTCTCGATTGCCATGTATTCGCTCGACGGGCCGCCGCGGTTCACCCATATCTGGCCGTTCGCGAGCCTCGATGCCCGCGCCGCGGTGCGCGCCGAGTCTGTCGCCAAGGGTGTCTGGCCGCCGAAGGGCGGGCCCGACTGGCTGACCGGCGACATGCGCTCGGTCATCGCGCTGCCGACCGCCATCTCGCCGCTGGCCTGAGGCGATCGCCATGACGCACATTTATTCGCTCGCCTATCTCACCTCGACCCCACTGGCGCCGCCCGACGCCGTGATGCTGGCCAACGAGCTCGGCTACCAGGCGATCGGCGTTCGCATCGCGCCCGCGGCGCCCGGCGGCGACTTCTCGCCGCTCCCGACCGACGCCGCGATGCTGCGCGAGACCATTCGCCGGATCGACGACACCGGCGTGCCCATATTCGACGTCGAGATCGCGCGGTTAGGTGCCGACTTCAAGGCCGATCACTTCG
This genomic stretch from Bradyrhizobium sp. CCGB12 harbors:
- a CDS encoding NIPSNAP family protein — its product is MLYEIATLTVKLGAAAKAVAGIGEYVEASEAKGTLLGCWASELSDLNQLLVLRSFADHEAWRSERERALRSSNPFGAGEAITQMNFDTYAPFPFLPQVTPGKYGSVYEIRTYRLKHGGVAPTIAAWEAAIPERVRLSPLSIAMYSLDGPPRFTHIWPFASLDARAAVRAESVAKGVWPPKGGPDWLTGDMRSVIALPTAISPLA